One genomic segment of Syngnathus acus chromosome 1, fSynAcu1.2, whole genome shotgun sequence includes these proteins:
- the aplf gene encoding aprataxin and PNK-like factor isoform X1: MSGFELVPMDGGDAIQLPPGETVLGRGPFLRVSDKRVSRQHGLLDNRDGRLRLKPTHSNPCFLQAAPDERPRPLPRDAWCPLRRGDIFSLLPGQLMFRVAAAADGPLGPSATCEHGGEMAPAVLPGTREKRRLPLWMMARVGTSPATSPGRQASKESRRGGETTKVKRRRNEGARADEWTQTTTVTERVDVACRQAICWAEDIPSSKCDVTTGRSCDDVATETCGVAACAGQAGSKGNKKDQAASQPRAACPYGKDCYRKNPLHLRERSHPGDSDYEEPEENERPECPYGTDCYRENPLHRKQYKHTKRAGKCAHARTHARTRIIKAANHLVLPVRSQPPRDGGSGGPRGFPWGLP, from the exons ATGTCCGGCTTCGAGCTGGTTCCGATGGACGGCGGGGATGCCATCCAGCTTCCTCCTGGGGAGACTGTCCTGGGCCGAGGCCCTTTCCTCCGA GTGAGCGATAAGAGAGTGTCCAGACAACACGGCCTGCTGGACAACCGAGATGGACGACTGCGCCTCAAGCCG ACGCACTCCAACCCGTGCTTCCTGCAAGCGGCGCCGGACGAGCGGCCTCGCCCGCTGCCGAGAGACGCCTGGTGCCCCCTGCGCCGCGGCGACATCTTCTCACTGCTGCCGGGACAGCTCATGTTTcgagtggcggcggcggcggacggCCCCCTCGG ACCGAGTGCCACGTGTGAACACGGCGGCGAGATGGCCCCGGCGGTCTTGCCTGGGACTCGCGAGAAACGTCGCTTACCTTTGTGGATGATGGCGCGCGTCGGGACGTCCCCCGCCACCTCCCCCGGACGCCAAG CCAGCAAGGAAAGCCGACGCGGCGGGGAGACGACAAAAGTCAAGAGGCGACGGAACGAAGGGGCACGCGCAGATGAGTGGACACAAACCACCACCGTAACGGAGAGAGTGGACGTCGCGTGCCGACAAGCAATTTGTTGGGCCGAG GACATCCCGTCATCCAAGTGTGACGTCACGACCGGTAGGAGTTGCGACGACGTCGCAACGGAAACGTGCGGCGTCGCGGCGTGCGCTGGACAGGCCGGCtcaaaaggcaacaaaaaagACCAGGCCGCTTCCCAACCGCGAGCTGCGTGTCCTTATGGAAAAGACTGCTACAG GAAGAACCCTCTCCACTTGCGGGAGCGCAGCCATCCCGGAGACTCAGACTACGAGGAGCCGGAGGAGAACGAGCGACCCGAATGTCCCTACGGCACCGATTGCTACAG GGAGAATCCTCTTCACCGTAAACAATACAAGCACACAAAGAGAGCAGGTAagtgcgcgcacgcacgcacgcacgcacgcacacgcatcaTTAAAGCCGCAAACCACCTTGTGCTTCCTGTCAGGTCGCAGCCTCCGCGggacggcggcagcggcggcccACGTGGATTCCCATGGGGACTCCCATGA
- the LOC119121038 gene encoding BTB/POZ domain-containing protein 3-like, translating into MAAELFPGKKLLPSASEQQQEEEEEEEEQQQQRRQDQECHPTHDYQNLSSSSNNNGGGSGCAWQGLYPTIRERNSVMFNNDMMADVYFVVGPPGGTQRVPGHKYVLAVGSSVFHAMFYGELAEDRDEIRIPDVEPPSFLAMLRYIYCDEIELCADTVLATLYAAKKYIVPHLARACVNFLETSLSAKNACVLLSQSCLFEEPELTQRCWEVIDAQAELALRSDGFCDIDAHTLESILRRETLNAKETVLFEAALNWARAECRRRELGPTVENKRLVLGKAIYLIRIPAMALEDFANGAAQSGVLTLNETNDIFLWYTAANKPELLFCSKPRRGLAPQRCHRFQSCAYRSNQWRYRGRCDSIQFAVDKRVFVAGFGLYGSSCGSAEYGAKMELKRQGAAVAQRAVKYFSDGSSSTFAVWFEHPVQIEPDAFYTASVVLDGNELSYFGQEGMTEVQCGKVTFQFQCSSDSTNGTGVQGGQIPELIFYA; encoded by the exons ATGGCCGCGGAGTTGTTTCCCGGCAAGAAGCTTCTTCCGTCCGCCtcggagcagcagcaggaggaggaggaggaggaggaggagcagcagcagcagcggcggcaggaCCAGGAGTGCCATCCCACGCACGACTATCAGAacctgagcagcagcagcaacaacaacggCGGCGGCTCCGGCTGCGCCTGGCAGGGCCTTTACCCCACCATCCGCGAGAG gaACTCAGTCATGTTTAACAATGACATGATGGCAGACGTCTACTTTGTGGTGGGACCGCCGGGCGGCACGCAGCGGGTTCCGGGCCACAAG TACGTCCTGGCGGTGGGCAGCTCGGTGTTCCACGCCATGTTCTACGGCGAGCTGGCCGAGGACCGCGACGAGATCCGCATCCCCGACGTGGAGCCGCCGTCCTTTCTGGCCATGCTCAG GTACATCTACTGCGACGAGATCGAGCTGTGCGCCGACACGGTTCTGGCCACGCTGTACGCCGCCAAGAAGTACATTGTGCCGCACCTGGCGCGCGCCTGCGTCAACTTCCTGGAGACCAGCCTGAGCGCCAAGAACGCCTGCGTGCTGCTGTCTCAGAGCTGCCTCTTCGAGGAGCCCGAGCTGACTCAGCGCTGCTGGGAGGTGATCGACGCCCAGGCCGAGCTGGCGCTGCGCTCCGACGGCTTCTGCGACATCGACGCGCACACGCTGGAGAGCATCCTGCGCCGCGAGACGCTCAACGCCAAGGAGACGGTGCTGTTTGAGGCAGCGCTCAACTGGGCCCGGGCCGAGTGCCGGCGCCGGGAACTGGGCCCCACCGTGGAGAACAAGAGACTGGTGCTGGGCAAG GCCATCTACCTGATCCGCATCCCCGCCATGGCTCTGGAGGACTTTGCCAACGGGGCGGCGCAGTCTGGCGTGCTGACGCTGAACGAGACCAACGACATCTTCCTGTGGTACACGGCGGCCAACAAGCCCGAGCTGCTGTTCTGCAGCAAGCCCCGGCGGGGCCTGGCGCCGCAGCGCTGCCACCGCTTCCAGTCGTGCGCCTACCGCAGCAACCAGTGGCGCTACCGCGGCCGCTGCGACAGCATCCAGTTCGCCGTGGACAAGCGCGTCTTTGTGGCCGGCTTCGGCCTCTACGGCTCCAGCTGCGGCTCGGCCGAGTACGGCGCCAAGATGGAGCTGAAGCGGCAGGGCGCCGCCGTGGCCCAGCGCGCCGTCAAGTACTTCTCGGACGGCTCCAGCTCCACCTTCGCCGTCTGGTTCGAGCACCCGGTGCAGATCGAGCCCGACGCCTTCTACACGGCCAGCGTGGTGCTGGACGGCAACGAGCTCAGCTACTTTGGCCAGGAGGGCATGACAGAGGTGCAGTGCGGCAAGGTCACCTTCCAGTTCCAGTGCTCCTCGGACAGCACCAACGGCACCGGCGTGCAGGGCGGACAGATTCCCGAGCTCATCTTCTACGCCTGA
- the aplf gene encoding aprataxin and PNK-like factor isoform X3 yields the protein MSGFELVPMDGGDAIQLPPGETVLGRGPFLRVSDKRVSRQHGLLDNRDGRLRLKPTHSNPCFLQAAPDERPRPLPRDAWCPLRRGDIFSLLPGQLMFRVAAAADGPLGPSATCEHGGEMAPAVLPGTREKRRLPLWMMARVGTSPATSPGRQASKESRRGGETTKVKRRRNEGARADEWTQTTTVTERVDVACRQAICWAEDIPSSKCDVTTGRSCDDVATETCGVAACAGQAGSKGNKKDQAASQPRAACPYGKDCYRKNPLHLRERSHPGDSDYEEPEENERPECPYGTDCYRENPLHRKQYKHTKRAGNLRGTAAAAAHVDSHGDSHDSLIDNSEDGHSDSDYVPPPDSD from the exons ATGTCCGGCTTCGAGCTGGTTCCGATGGACGGCGGGGATGCCATCCAGCTTCCTCCTGGGGAGACTGTCCTGGGCCGAGGCCCTTTCCTCCGA GTGAGCGATAAGAGAGTGTCCAGACAACACGGCCTGCTGGACAACCGAGATGGACGACTGCGCCTCAAGCCG ACGCACTCCAACCCGTGCTTCCTGCAAGCGGCGCCGGACGAGCGGCCTCGCCCGCTGCCGAGAGACGCCTGGTGCCCCCTGCGCCGCGGCGACATCTTCTCACTGCTGCCGGGACAGCTCATGTTTcgagtggcggcggcggcggacggCCCCCTCGG ACCGAGTGCCACGTGTGAACACGGCGGCGAGATGGCCCCGGCGGTCTTGCCTGGGACTCGCGAGAAACGTCGCTTACCTTTGTGGATGATGGCGCGCGTCGGGACGTCCCCCGCCACCTCCCCCGGACGCCAAG CCAGCAAGGAAAGCCGACGCGGCGGGGAGACGACAAAAGTCAAGAGGCGACGGAACGAAGGGGCACGCGCAGATGAGTGGACACAAACCACCACCGTAACGGAGAGAGTGGACGTCGCGTGCCGACAAGCAATTTGTTGGGCCGAG GACATCCCGTCATCCAAGTGTGACGTCACGACCGGTAGGAGTTGCGACGACGTCGCAACGGAAACGTGCGGCGTCGCGGCGTGCGCTGGACAGGCCGGCtcaaaaggcaacaaaaaagACCAGGCCGCTTCCCAACCGCGAGCTGCGTGTCCTTATGGAAAAGACTGCTACAG GAAGAACCCTCTCCACTTGCGGGAGCGCAGCCATCCCGGAGACTCAGACTACGAGGAGCCGGAGGAGAACGAGCGACCCGAATGTCCCTACGGCACCGATTGCTACAG GGAGAATCCTCTTCACCGTAAACAATACAAGCACACAAAGAGAGCAGGTAa CCTCCGCGggacggcggcagcggcggcccACGTGGATTCCCATGGGGACTCCCATGACAGTTTGATCGACAACAGCGAGGACGGCCATTCCGACTCGGACTACGTCCCTCCGCCTGACTCCGACTGA
- the map1lc3c gene encoding microtubule-associated proteins 1A/1B light chain 3C, whose product MHFLLSTVEDEPRWCLVRLTFNCGRTRGHGEASPPGGAKTQSSSLSQKTDATCSSADAPQPRVRVRVDAYLKLKAGARSWSRPPVLVMPPLERSQQLHSKPFKQRKSFATRKQEVAGIRSKFPNKIPVIIERYEREKFLPPLDKTKFLVPHELTMNQFVTIIRNRMALLPTQAFYLLVNNSGLASMTLSMAQVYEDHQDDDGFLYMTYASQEMFGHI is encoded by the exons ATGCACTTTTTGTTGTCGACTGTTGAAGACGAGCCGAGATGGTGTCTTGTTCGACTGACCTTCAATTGTGGGCGCACTCGAGGCCACGGCGAGGCATCGCCCCCTGGTGGAGCCAAGACCCAATCGTCGTCTTTATCACAGAAA ACCGACGCCACTTGTTCATCAGCTGATGCGCCACAgccgcgtgtgcgtgtgcgcgtggaCGCGTACTTAAAATTGAAGGCCGGCGCGCGCTCATGGTCGCGCCCACCGGTCCTCGTCATGCCTCCGCTGGAGAGGAGCCAGCAGCTGCACAGCAAACCCTTCAAGCAGAGGAAAAGCTTCG CCACCAGGAAGCAAGAAGTGGCGGGAATACGCTCAAAATTCCCCAACAAGATCCCG GTGATCATCGAGCGCTACGAGCGGGAAAAGTTTCTCCCTCCTTTGGACAAAACAAAGTTTCTTGTTCCACATGAGCTCACCATGAACCAATTTGTCACCATCATCAG GAACCGCATGGCGCTGCTGCCCACGCAAGCTTTCTACCTGCTGGTGAACAACAGCGGGCTGGCCAGCATGACACTGAGCATGGCTCAGGTCTACGAGGACCACCAGGATGACGACGGTTTCCTCTACATGACTTACGCCTCCCAGGAGATGTTTGGACACATTTAG
- the aplf gene encoding aprataxin and PNK-like factor isoform X4 — MSGFELVPMDGGDAIQLPPGETVLGRGPFLRVSDKRVSRQHGLLDNRDGRLRLKPTHSNPCFLQAAPDERPRPLPRDAWCPLRRGDIFSLLPGQLMFRVAAAADGPLGPSATCEHGGEMAPAVLPGTREKRRLPLWMMARVGTSPATSPGRQASKESRRGGETTKVKRRRNEGARADEWTQTTTVTERVDVACRQAICWAEDIPSSKCDVETCGVAACAGQAGSKGNKKDQAASQPRAACPYGKDCYRKNPLHLRERSHPGDSDYEEPEENERPECPYGTDCYRENPLHRKQYKHTKRAGKCAHARTHARTRIIKAANHLVLPVRSQPPRDGGSGGPRGFPWGLP; from the exons ATGTCCGGCTTCGAGCTGGTTCCGATGGACGGCGGGGATGCCATCCAGCTTCCTCCTGGGGAGACTGTCCTGGGCCGAGGCCCTTTCCTCCGA GTGAGCGATAAGAGAGTGTCCAGACAACACGGCCTGCTGGACAACCGAGATGGACGACTGCGCCTCAAGCCG ACGCACTCCAACCCGTGCTTCCTGCAAGCGGCGCCGGACGAGCGGCCTCGCCCGCTGCCGAGAGACGCCTGGTGCCCCCTGCGCCGCGGCGACATCTTCTCACTGCTGCCGGGACAGCTCATGTTTcgagtggcggcggcggcggacggCCCCCTCGG ACCGAGTGCCACGTGTGAACACGGCGGCGAGATGGCCCCGGCGGTCTTGCCTGGGACTCGCGAGAAACGTCGCTTACCTTTGTGGATGATGGCGCGCGTCGGGACGTCCCCCGCCACCTCCCCCGGACGCCAAG CCAGCAAGGAAAGCCGACGCGGCGGGGAGACGACAAAAGTCAAGAGGCGACGGAACGAAGGGGCACGCGCAGATGAGTGGACACAAACCACCACCGTAACGGAGAGAGTGGACGTCGCGTGCCGACAAGCAATTTGTTGGGCCGAG GACATCCCGTCATCCAAGTGTGACGTC GAAACGTGCGGCGTCGCGGCGTGCGCTGGACAGGCCGGCtcaaaaggcaacaaaaaagACCAGGCCGCTTCCCAACCGCGAGCTGCGTGTCCTTATGGAAAAGACTGCTACAG GAAGAACCCTCTCCACTTGCGGGAGCGCAGCCATCCCGGAGACTCAGACTACGAGGAGCCGGAGGAGAACGAGCGACCCGAATGTCCCTACGGCACCGATTGCTACAG GGAGAATCCTCTTCACCGTAAACAATACAAGCACACAAAGAGAGCAGGTAagtgcgcgcacgcacgcacgcacgcacgcacacgcatcaTTAAAGCCGCAAACCACCTTGTGCTTCCTGTCAGGTCGCAGCCTCCGCGggacggcggcagcggcggcccACGTGGATTCCCATGGGGACTCCCATGA
- the aplf gene encoding aprataxin and PNK-like factor isoform X2, translating to MSGFELVPMDGGDAIQLPPGETVLGRGPFLRVSDKRVSRQHGLLDNRDGRLRLKPTHSNPCFLQAAPDERPRPLPRDAWCPLRRGDIFSLLPGQLMFRVAAAADGPLGPSATCEHGGEMAPAVLPGTREKRRLPLWMMARVGTSPATSPGRQASKESRRGGETTKVKRRRNEGARADEWTQTTTVTERVDVACRQAICWAEDIPSSKCDVTTGRSCDDVATETCGVAACAGQAGSKGNKKDQAASQPRAACPYGKDCYRKNPLHLRERSHPGDSDYEEPEENERPECPYGTDCYRENPLHRKQYKHTKRAGRSLRGTAAAAAHVDSHGDSHDSLIDNSEDGHSDSDYVPPPDSD from the exons ATGTCCGGCTTCGAGCTGGTTCCGATGGACGGCGGGGATGCCATCCAGCTTCCTCCTGGGGAGACTGTCCTGGGCCGAGGCCCTTTCCTCCGA GTGAGCGATAAGAGAGTGTCCAGACAACACGGCCTGCTGGACAACCGAGATGGACGACTGCGCCTCAAGCCG ACGCACTCCAACCCGTGCTTCCTGCAAGCGGCGCCGGACGAGCGGCCTCGCCCGCTGCCGAGAGACGCCTGGTGCCCCCTGCGCCGCGGCGACATCTTCTCACTGCTGCCGGGACAGCTCATGTTTcgagtggcggcggcggcggacggCCCCCTCGG ACCGAGTGCCACGTGTGAACACGGCGGCGAGATGGCCCCGGCGGTCTTGCCTGGGACTCGCGAGAAACGTCGCTTACCTTTGTGGATGATGGCGCGCGTCGGGACGTCCCCCGCCACCTCCCCCGGACGCCAAG CCAGCAAGGAAAGCCGACGCGGCGGGGAGACGACAAAAGTCAAGAGGCGACGGAACGAAGGGGCACGCGCAGATGAGTGGACACAAACCACCACCGTAACGGAGAGAGTGGACGTCGCGTGCCGACAAGCAATTTGTTGGGCCGAG GACATCCCGTCATCCAAGTGTGACGTCACGACCGGTAGGAGTTGCGACGACGTCGCAACGGAAACGTGCGGCGTCGCGGCGTGCGCTGGACAGGCCGGCtcaaaaggcaacaaaaaagACCAGGCCGCTTCCCAACCGCGAGCTGCGTGTCCTTATGGAAAAGACTGCTACAG GAAGAACCCTCTCCACTTGCGGGAGCGCAGCCATCCCGGAGACTCAGACTACGAGGAGCCGGAGGAGAACGAGCGACCCGAATGTCCCTACGGCACCGATTGCTACAG GGAGAATCCTCTTCACCGTAAACAATACAAGCACACAAAGAGAGCAG GTCGCAGCCTCCGCGggacggcggcagcggcggcccACGTGGATTCCCATGGGGACTCCCATGACAGTTTGATCGACAACAGCGAGGACGGCCATTCCGACTCGGACTACGTCCCTCCGCCTGACTCCGACTGA